A section of the Clostridium felsineum DSM 794 genome encodes:
- a CDS encoding DNA cytosine methyltransferase, translated as MIQTLELFGGIGAPRKAFVNLGIDIKAIDYVEIDEKAVRSYNAMFKKYIEYSTQTVVGYNLKPDILIHGSPCQDFSIAGHQKGANEGSGTRSSLMWETLNIIKQMGLWKPRVVIWENVKNVLSKHMVHNFNKYLEEMEKMGYTSSYKILNAMDFGLPQQRERVFTISCLDGSLFNFETLERKHMRNIKEFLEDTEEEKYIVTQPSMLKKIGLKDGSFGGRVEIIKDHCTTITTKQMRCPNSGVIDLKDGRYRYLTERECWRLQGYSDMDFFNALKVHPGKEGKLNGTLYKQAGNSIPIPILESIFRQILQTWNIDIPKVS; from the coding sequence ATGATACAAACTTTAGAATTGTTCGGAGGGATAGGAGCACCTAGAAAAGCATTTGTAAATTTAGGGATAGACATAAAGGCAATAGACTATGTTGAAATAGATGAAAAGGCAGTAAGAAGCTATAATGCAATGTTTAAAAAATATATAGAGTATAGTACACAAACGGTAGTAGGATATAACCTAAAACCAGACATTCTAATTCATGGTTCACCTTGTCAAGATTTTAGTATAGCAGGACATCAAAAAGGAGCTAATGAAGGTAGCGGAACACGTTCAAGCCTTATGTGGGAGACACTGAATATTATAAAGCAAATGGGACTATGGAAACCACGAGTAGTAATATGGGAAAACGTTAAAAATGTGTTATCTAAACATATGGTTCATAATTTCAATAAGTATTTAGAGGAAATGGAGAAAATGGGATATACAAGTAGTTATAAAATTCTAAATGCTATGGATTTTGGACTTCCTCAACAAAGGGAGAGAGTTTTTACAATTAGTTGTTTAGATGGTTCATTATTTAATTTTGAGACTTTAGAAAGAAAACATATGAGAAATATAAAAGAGTTTTTGGAAGATACAGAAGAAGAAAAATACATTGTAACGCAACCAAGTATGTTAAAGAAAATTGGTTTAAAAGATGGTAGTTTTGGCGGTAGAGTTGAGATTATAAAGGATCACTGTACAACAATAACTACGAAGCAAATGAGGTGTCCCAATAGTGGTGTAATTGATTTGAAAGATGGAAGATATAGATATTTAACTGAGAGAGAATGCTGGCGATTACAAGGTTATTCAGACATGGATTTTTTTAATGCTTTGAAAGTTCATCCAGGTAAAGAGGGAAAACTTAATGGAACGTTATATAAGCAAGCAGGAAATTCAATACCAATACCGATATTAGAAAGCATATTTAGACAGATATTGCAAACTTGGAATATTGACATACCGAAAGTGAGTTGA
- a CDS encoding phage replisome organizer N-terminal domain-containing protein, protein MADNKKYYYMRLKENFFDSEEIKILESMPNGYKYSNILLKLYLKSLKNDGQLRLNKYIPYNVDMIAAITCHDIDTIRSALDKFVALKLIEVLDNGTIYMLGIQSFIGKTSTEADRIRTYRAKIEEEKKQLQEPVCTKSVQMYTRDKDRDKDRDKDRDKDRDIKISWKDIFVVWNDLPSPIKPIKSITELRKNKIKARMNSLKLKQEDVLKAISNIKNSKFLQGNNSKGWIIDFDWLFKDDTRFSKVYESKYDDKVANKKIDNFNNYEQRKYDYDDLEKKLLGWDEGE, encoded by the coding sequence ATGGCGGACAACAAAAAATATTATTATATGAGACTTAAAGAGAATTTTTTCGATAGTGAAGAAATTAAAATACTTGAGTCTATGCCAAATGGTTATAAATACTCAAATATACTTTTAAAGCTGTATTTAAAATCATTGAAAAATGATGGGCAATTAAGACTTAATAAGTATATCCCATATAATGTTGATATGATTGCAGCAATAACATGCCATGATATAGATACTATACGCTCGGCATTAGATAAATTTGTAGCATTAAAATTAATTGAAGTATTAGACAACGGAACAATTTACATGTTAGGAATACAAAGTTTTATAGGAAAAACAAGTACAGAAGCCGACAGAATCAGGACGTACAGAGCAAAAATTGAAGAAGAAAAAAAGCAACTTCAAGAGCCTGTTTGTACAAAATCTGTACAAATGTACACCAGAGATAAAGATAGAGATAAAGATAGAGATAAAGATAGAGATAAAGATAGAGATATTAAAATATCATGGAAAGATATTTTTGTCGTATGGAACGACCTACCTAGTCCAATAAAGCCAATAAAATCTATAACAGAACTTAGAAAAAATAAAATAAAGGCTCGTATGAACAGCTTAAAACTTAAGCAAGAAGATGTTCTAAAGGCTATTAGTAACATTAAAAACTCTAAATTTCTACAGGGTAATAATAGTAAGGGTTGGATAATCGATTTTGATTGGTTATTCAAGGATGATACTAGGTTTAGCAAGGTATATGAGAGCAAATATGATGATAAGGTAGCAAATAAAAAGATCGATAATTTCAATAATTACGAGCAGCGTAAATATGATTATGATGATTTGGAAAAGAAGCTATTAGGTTGGGATGAAGGAGAGTAA
- a CDS encoding YopX family protein, which produces MRKIKFKFWDKEKNRMYDETPEWAIGCTGEVSRLKYHDSNAGDCVEWEGTYYSKHIIPLEYTGIKDDKGYEICEGDIVLKTSMLVSNVKPFKGKVEFSEGSWWIDNGKDAIKLFTECDELEKLGNIYQDPELLKE; this is translated from the coding sequence ATGAGAAAAATTAAGTTTAAATTTTGGGACAAAGAAAAAAATAGAATGTATGATGAAACACCAGAATGGGCAATTGGATGTACTGGTGAAGTATCAAGATTAAAATATCATGATAGTAATGCAGGTGATTGTGTTGAATGGGAAGGGACATATTATTCTAAACATATAATTCCATTAGAGTATACAGGAATAAAAGATGATAAAGGGTATGAAATATGTGAGGGAGATATAGTCTTAAAAACATCTATGTTAGTATCTAATGTAAAACCATTCAAAGGTAAAGTTGAGTTTTCCGAAGGATCATGGTGGATAGATAATGGTAAAGATGCCATTAAGTTATTTACAGAATGTGACGAGTTAGAAAAATTAGGAAACATATATCAAGATCCAGAATTGTTGAAGGAATAG
- a CDS encoding DNA N-6-adenine-methyltransferase, which produces MNKELMFSSKEDSWTTPQDFFNKLDREFHFNLDPCSTHENAKCRKHFTIKEDGLKQKWGGNTVFCNPPYGRNLKYWVKKAYEESKKENTTVVMLIPVRTDTIYFHSYIYHKAKEIRFIKGRLKFGNSKNAAPFPSMVVVF; this is translated from the coding sequence ATGAATAAAGAATTGATGTTTAGCAGTAAGGAAGATTCATGGACAACTCCACAAGACTTTTTTAATAAGTTAGACCGAGAATTTCATTTTAACTTAGACCCATGCAGCACACATGAAAATGCTAAATGTAGAAAGCATTTTACAATAAAGGAAGATGGCTTAAAACAAAAATGGGGGGGCAATACAGTGTTCTGTAATCCGCCATATGGTAGGAATTTAAAGTATTGGGTTAAGAAAGCTTATGAGGAAAGTAAGAAAGAAAATACAACCGTTGTAATGTTAATTCCAGTAAGAACAGACACAATATATTTTCACTCTTATATTTATCACAAAGCTAAAGAAATTAGATTTATAAAAGGTCGATTAAAATTTGGAAATTCTAAAAATGCAGCACCTTTTCCGAGTATGGTGGTTGTATTTTAA